In Chryseobacterium gotjawalense, the following are encoded in one genomic region:
- a CDS encoding exodeoxyribonuclease III: MKIISYNVNGIRAAFTKDFLGWLNVADPDVICIQESKAGNDQIDIESLEKNGYFSYWHSAQKKGYSGVGIASKVKPKHIEYGCGIEDYDSEGRIMRADFEGFSVISVYVPSASNIERLDFKMKFCYDFLTYIKELKKTIPNLVISGDFNICHHAIDIHNPEGLKNTSGFLPMEREWMTLFIEECELIDSFRFFNDQSDNYTWWSYRQNSRARNKGWRLDYNFVSYSLKQQLSRAAILKEAVHSDHCPVMVELSLN, translated from the coding sequence ATGAAAATCATCTCTTATAATGTCAATGGAATTCGGGCGGCTTTTACCAAAGATTTTTTAGGCTGGCTGAATGTTGCCGATCCTGATGTAATCTGCATTCAGGAAAGCAAAGCCGGCAATGACCAAATCGATATCGAAAGTTTAGAAAAAAACGGCTATTTCAGCTATTGGCATTCTGCCCAGAAAAAAGGCTATTCCGGCGTTGGGATCGCTTCAAAAGTAAAACCCAAGCACATTGAATATGGCTGCGGTATTGAAGACTATGATTCCGAAGGTAGAATTATGCGCGCAGATTTCGAAGGTTTTTCGGTGATTTCGGTGTATGTTCCGTCCGCGTCGAATATCGAAAGACTCGATTTTAAAATGAAGTTCTGTTACGATTTCCTGACTTATATTAAAGAATTAAAAAAAACAATCCCTAACCTGGTTATATCTGGTGATTTCAATATCTGTCATCACGCGATTGACATTCACAATCCTGAAGGCTTAAAGAACACTTCCGGATTTCTGCCGATGGAAAGAGAATGGATGACACTATTCATCGAAGAATGTGAGTTAATCGACAGCTTCAGGTTTTTCAATGATCAATCCGATAATTACACCTGGTGGAGTTACCGACAAAATTCCAGAGCCAGAAATAAAGGGTGGAGATTAGATTATAATTTCGTGTCTTACTCCTTGAAGCAGCAGCTTTCGCGTGCTGCGATTTTAAAAGAAGCCGTTCATTCTGATCATTGTCCGGTTATGGTAGAATTGTCGTTGAATTAA
- a CDS encoding GlmU family protein, translating to MQLVFSDAQFWEDFLPLTFTKPVAEMRCGILTFSERWQKLLESSDVSYLTEDYLQEKFKKYDLKESLFIVPNFLPSDNLLAQIKDLQLGEALVYKDELLAVRINMDNFSLSHINKMTDIEEEVLFFNQPTDLFSFNEKAIDFDFELLTKGRTSAPLSETNGFLGDEKDLFIEEGAEIEFSTLNTKTGKIYIGKNAEVMEGCNLRGPIALCDDSKFNLGAKIYGATTIGPHCKVGGEVNNVVIFGYTNKGHDGFIGNSVIGEWCNLGADTNSSNLKNNYAMVKLWNYKAKKFVNTGLQFVGLIMGDHSKSAINTQFNTGTVVGVAANIFKSGFPPNLIESFSWGGMKGDEKFKLEKAYEVAELAMARRKVPFTEMDQKILKTIYEIF from the coding sequence ATGCAGCTCGTATTTTCAGATGCCCAGTTTTGGGAAGATTTTTTACCGCTTACTTTTACCAAACCTGTCGCAGAAATGCGTTGCGGGATTTTGACTTTTTCGGAAAGATGGCAGAAATTATTGGAATCGTCAGATGTTTCTTATCTTACAGAAGATTATTTGCAGGAAAAATTTAAAAAATACGACCTGAAAGAAAGCCTTTTCATTGTTCCTAATTTTCTGCCAAGTGACAATCTTTTAGCCCAGATCAAGGATTTGCAATTGGGAGAAGCGTTGGTTTACAAAGATGAATTACTCGCGGTTAGAATTAATATGGATAATTTTTCCTTAAGTCACATTAATAAAATGACTGATATTGAGGAAGAAGTTTTGTTTTTTAATCAGCCAACCGATTTGTTTTCATTTAATGAAAAAGCAATCGATTTTGATTTTGAACTTCTTACAAAAGGGCGAACTTCGGCGCCACTTTCTGAAACCAATGGTTTTTTGGGAGACGAAAAAGATTTGTTTATCGAAGAAGGTGCAGAAATTGAGTTCTCTACTTTAAATACCAAAACCGGAAAAATCTACATCGGGAAAAATGCAGAAGTAATGGAAGGCTGTAATCTCCGCGGTCCGATCGCACTTTGCGATGATTCTAAATTTAATTTAGGCGCGAAAATTTACGGTGCGACAACGATTGGTCCGCATTGCAAAGTCGGTGGCGAAGTGAATAATGTCGTCATTTTTGGATATACCAATAAAGGTCATGATGGTTTCATTGGCAATTCGGTCATTGGCGAATGGTGCAATCTCGGCGCTGATACCAATTCTTCGAATCTTAAAAATAATTACGCGATGGTAAAACTGTGGAATTATAAGGCGAAAAAATTTGTGAATACCGGATTGCAATTTGTAGGTTTGATTATGGGTGATCATTCGAAATCGGCGATCAATACACAGTTTAATACCGGAACAGTGGTAGGAGTTGCTGCTAATATTTTCAAAAGCGGCTTTCCGCCAAACTTAATCGAAAGTTTTTCCTGGGGCGGAATGAAAGGCGATGAAAAATTCAAATTGGAAAAAGCCTATGAAGTCGCAGAATTGGCCATGGCTCGGAGAAAAGTTCCTTTTACTGAAATGGATCAGAAAATTCTGAAAACGATTTATGAAATTTTTTAA
- a CDS encoding type B 50S ribosomal protein L31: MKNGIHPENYRLVVFKDMSNDEMFLCKSTADTKDTIEYEGSTYPLIKMEISSTSHPFYTGKVKLVDTAGRVDKFMNKYKKFAK; this comes from the coding sequence ATGAAAAACGGAATCCACCCAGAAAATTATAGACTTGTTGTTTTCAAAGATATGAGTAACGACGAGATGTTTCTTTGCAAATCTACTGCAGATACAAAAGATACAATTGAATATGAAGGTTCAACTTACCCATTGATCAAAATGGAAATCTCTTCAACTTCTCACCCTTTCTATACCGGAAAAGTGAAATTAGTTGATACTGCAGGTAGAGTTGACAAATTCATGAACAAGTACAAAAAATTCGCAAAGTAA
- a CDS encoding nucleotide pyrophosphohydrolase, whose translation MEITKLQEEVDQWIKTIGVRYFNELTNMAMLTEEVGEVARIIARRYGEQSEKETDKTKDLGEELADVLFVTLCLANQTGTNLQEAFDRKMKVKTVRDKDRHQNNDKLK comes from the coding sequence ATGGAAATAACTAAACTCCAGGAAGAAGTTGATCAATGGATAAAAACCATAGGCGTGCGCTATTTTAACGAACTCACCAATATGGCAATGCTTACAGAGGAAGTGGGCGAAGTGGCGAGAATTATCGCCAGAAGATATGGCGAACAGAGCGAAAAAGAAACTGACAAAACCAAAGATCTCGGTGAAGAATTAGCCGATGTTTTATTTGTAACTTTATGCTTGGCGAATCAAACCGGAACTAACCTGCAGGAAGCGTTTGACCGGAAAATGAAAGTTAAAACTGTCCGAGACAAAGACCGCCATCAGAATAACGACAAACTGAAATAA
- a CDS encoding 3-phosphoshikimate 1-carboxyvinyltransferase, whose amino-acid sequence MRLEKSTLKDNETIEISGSKSISNRLLILSSLFENLKIENLSNSQDTQLLHKALESNADLIDIHHAGTAMRFLTSYFAIQEGKTTVVTGSERMKQRPIQFLVDALRDLGADISYVEKEGFPPLKIVGKKLEKSSVAIPANISSQFISSLMLIGSKLENGLEINLVGKITSRPYLEMTLKILKNIGILTQWEGQVIKIFPNIHSDKSSQITKCICESDWSSASYFYSLAAIGRKSINLKSFRPHSLQGDSLIKEIYWKFFGVNTISQGSESKISLMPESTFVFPDHISLDMNDCPDIAQTLCVTATALQIPFEITGLSTLKVKETDRLVALKNELFKIGCISEITEDSIYSVKFFEPNENILIETYNDHRMAMSFAPFCLITPLTIENEQVVEKSYPQFWDDFAQVLEQH is encoded by the coding sequence ATGAGGCTGGAAAAATCAACCTTAAAAGACAATGAAACCATTGAAATAAGCGGTTCGAAAAGTATTTCGAATCGTCTTTTAATTTTAAGCTCTCTTTTTGAAAACCTGAAAATTGAAAACCTTTCTAATTCTCAAGACACTCAACTTTTACACAAAGCTCTGGAAAGCAATGCCGACCTTATCGACATTCATCATGCGGGAACGGCGATGCGGTTCCTCACCTCTTACTTTGCAATTCAGGAAGGTAAGACGACTGTTGTAACGGGATCTGAGCGGATGAAACAGAGACCGATTCAATTTCTGGTCGATGCTTTGCGGGATTTGGGAGCTGATATTTCTTATGTTGAAAAAGAAGGTTTTCCTCCACTAAAGATTGTCGGAAAAAAACTAGAAAAAAGTTCGGTAGCGATTCCTGCGAATATTTCGAGTCAGTTTATTTCTTCCTTAATGTTAATCGGATCGAAATTAGAAAACGGTTTAGAAATTAATTTGGTGGGGAAAATAACATCGAGACCTTATCTTGAAATGACTTTGAAAATTCTTAAAAACATAGGAATTTTAACGCAATGGGAAGGTCAGGTGATTAAGATTTTCCCAAATATTCACAGCGATAAAAGTTCGCAGATCACCAAATGTATTTGTGAAAGCGATTGGAGTTCTGCTTCTTACTTTTATTCTTTAGCGGCCATCGGCAGAAAGTCTATTAACCTTAAAAGTTTTCGGCCACACTCGCTTCAGGGCGATTCTCTAATCAAGGAAATTTATTGGAAGTTCTTCGGAGTCAACACGATTTCTCAAGGTTCAGAAAGTAAGATTTCGCTGATGCCGGAAAGCACATTTGTTTTTCCAGACCATATTTCTTTGGATATGAATGACTGTCCGGATATTGCGCAAACGCTTTGTGTGACGGCGACAGCTTTACAAATCCCTTTTGAAATTACAGGATTATCAACTTTAAAAGTTAAAGAAACCGACCGTTTGGTCGCTTTAAAAAATGAACTTTTCAAAATCGGTTGTATTTCTGAAATCACCGAGGATTCCATCTACTCAGTAAAATTCTTCGAGCCGAATGAAAATATTTTGATTGAAACCTATAATGATCACCGAATGGCCATGAGTTTCGCGCCATTTTGCCTCATCACCCCGCTAACAATTGAAAACGAACAGGTGGTCGAAAAATCCTATCCGCAGTTTTGGGACGATTTTGCGCAAGTTCTTGAACAACATTAA
- a CDS encoding SDR family oxidoreductase has protein sequence MTILITGTSAGIGFTLANYLGKKGHTVYGLSRKNADSTYFKTIATDITDNAQVQNAVKEILKTENRIDVLINNAGMGMVGAVEDSTQEEILKLFNLNLVGSVQMMSAVLPKMREQKSGKIINISSIGSEMGLPFRGFYSASKSALDKVTESIRYEVSPWNIQVCALHLGDIKTNIAENRVRTKVSEPYQKTFEKIYAIMNSHVDEGTEPLEVAAYIEKLLEKKSWKAHFYFGKFGQKIGIPLKWILAQNFYENLMRKYNKMD, from the coding sequence ATGACAATACTTATCACCGGAACTTCTGCCGGAATTGGTTTTACCCTGGCTAATTATCTCGGAAAGAAAGGACATACCGTTTACGGATTAAGCAGAAAAAATGCGGACTCTACCTATTTTAAAACAATAGCGACCGATATTACAGACAATGCTCAGGTTCAGAATGCGGTGAAGGAAATTTTAAAAACCGAAAACCGAATCGACGTTCTGATCAACAATGCAGGAATGGGAATGGTGGGCGCGGTTGAAGATTCTACGCAGGAAGAAATCCTGAAATTATTTAATTTGAATTTAGTGGGTTCAGTTCAAATGATGTCCGCTGTTCTGCCAAAAATGCGGGAGCAGAAATCCGGAAAAATCATTAATATTTCCAGTATCGGCAGTGAAATGGGATTGCCGTTCCGTGGATTTTATTCGGCTTCAAAATCGGCTTTAGATAAAGTGACAGAATCAATTCGCTACGAAGTTTCTCCCTGGAATATTCAGGTTTGTGCTTTGCATTTAGGAGACATTAAAACAAATATTGCTGAAAACAGAGTAAGAACCAAAGTTTCTGAACCTTATCAAAAAACATTTGAGAAGATTTATGCCATCATGAATTCTCATGTTGATGAAGGTACAGAACCTCTGGAAGTTGCAGCGTATATTGAAAAACTTTTAGAAAAAAAATCCTGGAAAGCTCATTTTTATTTTGGGAAATTCGGACAGAAAATTGGGATACCCCTAAAATGGATTCTGGCGCAGAATTTTTATGAGAATTTAATGAGGAAATACAACAAAATGGATTAA